From the genome of Candidatus Brocadiaceae bacterium, one region includes:
- a CDS encoding oligosaccharide flippase family protein: MGTGIAHVLGAMSSIVVARILGKTGFGELGMIRSTVGMFGVFAGLGLGLTATKYVAEFRDTDPTRAGRILGMSTVVAVGSGGFFCTLVFLLTPYLAAHAINAPHLVTELRIACLLLLFNALGGAQRGALAGFEAFGTVATLSLVQGLLSFPLMLVGAYYWDLRGAVIAVTGTAAMGWALNHAAVRVQARRKGVPLTYRHATREMQILWRFSVPAVMGGAMTAPATWGAHAILANQQGGYSELGLFAAASQFKGVLLLVAAPLGSVLLPMLCSREGEASDRFKRVNMVLTWALGVFPALVLIALPELVSLVFGPGYASLHFNRAVVVVTLAACVLMYKQGLARVLASRSLMWWGALSNAFWALLLIVGTLAMRSWGATGLAAAYALAYAVNTAVFVPFYVRRMLVPRSTIVSFEAGIVWMVILVLGFATLCRAPFVPRLLALPLATAVVLWAFVRISGWARPRSPLAEEGRMKAAPIC, translated from the coding sequence ATGGGCACGGGCATCGCCCATGTCCTGGGGGCAATGTCGTCCATCGTGGTCGCCCGGATCCTGGGCAAGACGGGTTTCGGCGAACTGGGTATGATCCGCAGCACCGTCGGCATGTTCGGGGTGTTCGCGGGACTCGGGCTCGGCCTCACGGCGACGAAGTACGTGGCGGAATTCAGGGACACAGACCCCACAAGAGCAGGTCGCATCCTCGGAATGTCGACTGTCGTTGCTGTCGGCTCCGGGGGTTTCTTCTGCACATTGGTCTTCCTGCTGACGCCATACCTTGCCGCGCACGCAATCAACGCACCCCACCTTGTGACTGAACTGCGCATCGCCTGCCTGCTGCTGCTGTTCAACGCACTCGGTGGCGCCCAGAGGGGTGCACTGGCCGGGTTTGAAGCGTTTGGGACCGTCGCCACGCTCTCTCTGGTACAGGGGCTCCTGAGCTTCCCGCTGATGCTTGTCGGAGCCTACTACTGGGATCTGCGCGGTGCCGTCATCGCCGTGACAGGCACGGCGGCAATGGGCTGGGCATTGAACCATGCAGCGGTTCGTGTCCAGGCCCGCAGGAAGGGCGTCCCCCTGACCTACCGCCACGCAACCAGAGAGATGCAGATTCTCTGGCGTTTCTCCGTGCCTGCAGTCATGGGTGGTGCGATGACCGCCCCCGCCACCTGGGGAGCACACGCGATTCTCGCGAACCAGCAGGGCGGATACTCCGAGCTTGGTCTGTTTGCCGCCGCGAGCCAGTTCAAGGGAGTCCTTCTGCTGGTGGCAGCACCGCTGGGTTCTGTTCTGCTGCCGATGCTGTGCTCGCGCGAGGGCGAAGCGAGTGACCGGTTCAAGCGTGTGAACATGGTTCTCACATGGGCACTGGGGGTCTTCCCCGCACTCGTACTGATTGCCCTGCCCGAACTGGTGAGTCTGGTGTTTGGACCGGGATACGCCAGCTTGCATTTCAACCGCGCGGTGGTGGTCGTCACACTTGCCGCCTGCGTCCTCATGTACAAGCAGGGACTGGCACGGGTTCTTGCCTCGCGGAGTCTCATGTGGTGGGGTGCACTCAGCAATGCGTTCTGGGCGCTTCTCCTGATAGTCGGGACACTGGCCATGCGCAGTTGGGGCGCAACAGGACTGGCTGCGGCCTACGCTCTGGCCTACGCCGTCAATACGGCAGTCTTCGTCCCGTTCTACGTGCGCAGGATGCTTGTTCCACGCAGCACGATCGTCTCTTTCGAGGCCGGTATCGTCTGGATGGTCATTCTCGTGTTAGGCTTCGCCACGCTGTGCAGAGCACCATTCGTGCCGCGTCTCCTGGCTCTGCCGCTGGCCACGGCAGTTGTCTTGTGGGCGTTCGTCCGCATCTCGGGCTGGGCCAGACCACGCAGCCCCCTGGCTGAAGAAGGCCGAATGAAGGCGGCGCCCATATGCTGA
- the wecB gene encoding UDP-N-acetylglucosamine 2-epimerase (non-hydrolyzing) produces the protein MKKVSVIFGTRPEAIKLAPVILRLRREAGFQVNVCVTGQHRDMLDQVLDVFEVEPDADLNLMRPDQGLAALTARMIEALDGYLGAVEPDCVLVQGDTTSALCGALAAFFRHIPVGHVEAGLRTGDMNAPWPEEANRVLVSRLAHLHFAPTEANRQNLLAEGVPSEHVAVTGNTVIDALLLAVDKVRRGAVPIDPALREQLQSLDGRRLVLLTAHRRESFGPGMRSICRGVRALASAHSDTVFIFPVHLNPHVREVVYPVLGELPNVRLLEPLDYFSFVGLLDAATLILTDSGGLQEEAPTLGKPVVVMREKTERSEGVAAGTAVLVGTDEALIIETVSRLLAEDDAYTAMARAVNPYGDGQASDRICRRLSIAGQGT, from the coding sequence ATGAAGAAGGTCTCCGTCATCTTCGGCACCCGCCCCGAGGCCATCAAGCTGGCCCCGGTCATACTCCGCCTGAGGCGGGAGGCTGGCTTCCAGGTCAACGTCTGCGTCACCGGGCAGCATCGCGACATGCTCGACCAAGTCCTTGACGTCTTCGAAGTCGAACCCGACGCCGACCTGAACCTGATGCGCCCGGACCAGGGCCTTGCCGCGCTCACCGCGCGCATGATCGAAGCCTTGGACGGCTATCTGGGCGCCGTCGAGCCGGATTGCGTGCTGGTGCAGGGCGACACGACGTCGGCCCTATGTGGAGCACTCGCCGCGTTCTTCCGTCACATCCCCGTCGGGCACGTGGAAGCCGGCCTCCGCACGGGAGACATGAACGCGCCCTGGCCCGAAGAGGCGAACAGGGTGTTGGTCTCCCGGCTGGCGCACCTGCACTTCGCCCCCACCGAGGCGAACCGGCAGAACCTGCTGGCCGAAGGGGTCCCGTCCGAACACGTCGCCGTAACTGGCAACACAGTGATCGACGCACTGCTGCTGGCCGTCGACAAGGTTAGAAGGGGCGCGGTGCCGATCGATCCCGCGCTCCGAGAGCAACTCCAGTCGCTGGATGGCCGCCGTCTCGTCCTCCTGACGGCACACCGCCGGGAGAGCTTCGGCCCGGGGATGCGCAGCATATGCCGTGGTGTCCGAGCACTGGCATCCGCTCACTCTGACACCGTGTTCATCTTTCCGGTTCACCTGAACCCTCACGTGCGCGAAGTGGTCTACCCTGTTCTGGGCGAACTGCCAAACGTCCGCCTTCTGGAGCCCCTCGACTACTTCTCGTTCGTTGGGCTACTGGATGCCGCAACGCTGATCCTGACGGACTCCGGCGGGCTCCAGGAAGAGGCACCGACCCTGGGCAAGCCGGTCGTGGTCATGCGGGAGAAGACAGAGCGTTCCGAAGGGGTCGCTGCGGGGACCGCCGTGCTCGTCGGCACGGATGAGGCCCTAATCATCGAAACCGTTTCTCGGCTGCTGGCTGAGGACGATGCATACACAGCCATGGCCCGTGCGGTGAACCCGTACGGGGATGGCCAGGCCAGCGACCGAATCTGTCGTCGACTGAGCATTGCGGGGCAGGGAACTTGA
- a CDS encoding undecaprenyl/decaprenyl-phosphate alpha-N-acetylglucosaminyl 1-phosphate transferase, translated as MIYAVTFALAFGLGLVGTLGARAAAPRLGIVDRPDGFRKLHAAPIPLLGGAAIFAAFFLALLAARHLGRATLWTPVFRGDGLLTLLGGAALVVLVGIWDDIRDLRPAVRVLFMTVAAALMYARGYSIASISNPFGPAIELGAFALPLTIFWFLGCMNALNLIDGLDGLAGGVALFTTATICLLALMLGNTQSALLALALAGAVAGFLPFNFPPASIYLGSSGSLLLGFLIACFGVSGSHKGATAVALLIPVIALGLPVMDTSLAILRRWARALPVSCSDRQHIHHKLLDMGLSHRTALLVMYGGCIVLGLFALAIAVSTHAQTGALLVALAACVVLAVRIIGRHEVALVKTRIVDAVHTRRERRRCLTASHVAAGRIARTADVDDLWQLVVDTARALQLDAAEMALRLNGRRVHRSWTFGDDADFEEAAWDAAESAHHGPGALWSAVYPLTVDGRAVGSLHARKSTNGRALGPSVPHALDMLIAALRARVAELHAAGPAGPSAGHAAPPGGPHAGGDAAPEPPVLQPVGDAVDS; from the coding sequence GTGATCTACGCGGTGACGTTCGCTCTTGCCTTCGGCCTTGGGCTCGTCGGCACTCTGGGGGCGCGCGCAGCGGCGCCAAGACTGGGCATCGTCGATCGCCCGGACGGCTTCCGAAAGCTCCACGCCGCACCCATCCCCCTGCTTGGCGGTGCCGCCATCTTTGCCGCCTTCTTCCTGGCATTGCTGGCCGCCCGGCACCTCGGCCGGGCCACCCTGTGGACGCCCGTCTTCCGGGGCGACGGCCTGCTGACCCTCCTCGGCGGCGCGGCACTGGTCGTGCTCGTCGGCATCTGGGACGACATCCGCGACCTGCGCCCCGCCGTCCGCGTGCTCTTCATGACCGTCGCCGCCGCGCTCATGTACGCCCGCGGCTACAGCATCGCGTCCATCAGCAACCCCTTCGGGCCGGCCATCGAACTCGGCGCCTTCGCCCTGCCGCTCACCATCTTCTGGTTCCTCGGCTGCATGAACGCCCTGAACCTGATCGACGGCCTGGACGGCCTGGCCGGCGGCGTCGCACTGTTCACCACCGCCACCATCTGCCTGCTCGCCCTCATGCTCGGCAACACCCAGAGCGCGCTGCTCGCCCTGGCGCTGGCCGGCGCCGTGGCCGGGTTCCTGCCGTTCAACTTCCCCCCGGCCTCCATCTACCTCGGCAGCTCCGGCAGCCTGCTGCTCGGCTTCCTCATCGCCTGCTTCGGCGTCAGCGGCTCCCACAAGGGCGCCACCGCCGTCGCACTCCTCATCCCCGTCATCGCCCTCGGCCTGCCCGTCATGGACACCTCCCTGGCCATCCTCCGCCGATGGGCGCGCGCCCTGCCCGTCTCCTGCAGCGACCGGCAGCACATCCACCACAAGCTGCTCGACATGGGCCTGAGCCACCGCACCGCACTGCTCGTCATGTATGGCGGCTGCATCGTGCTCGGCCTCTTCGCACTGGCCATCGCCGTCAGCACCCACGCGCAGACCGGCGCCCTGCTGGTCGCCCTGGCCGCGTGCGTCGTCCTGGCCGTCCGCATCATCGGCCGGCACGAGGTCGCACTGGTCAAGACACGCATCGTCGACGCCGTCCACACGCGCCGCGAACGCCGCCGCTGCCTGACTGCCAGCCACGTCGCCGCCGGCCGCATCGCCCGCACCGCCGACGTCGACGACCTCTGGCAGCTCGTCGTCGACACCGCCCGCGCCCTGCAGCTCGACGCCGCCGAGATGGCCCTGCGGCTCAACGGCCGCCGCGTCCACCGCTCGTGGACGTTCGGCGACGACGCCGACTTCGAAGAGGCCGCCTGGGACGCCGCAGAGTCCGCCCACCACGGGCCCGGCGCCCTCTGGTCCGCCGTCTACCCGCTGACGGTCGACGGCCGGGCCGTCGGAAGCCTGCACGCGCGCAAGTCCACCAACGGACGCGCGCTCGGCCCGTCGGTGCCGCACGCGCTCGACATGCTCATCGCCGCCCTGCGCGCGCGCGTGGCCGAGCTGCACGCTGCCGGGCCCGCCGGCCCCTCCGCGGGGCACGCCGCCCCTCCGGGCGGTCCCCATGCCGGTGGGGACGCCGCCCCCGAGCCGCCCGTTCTGCAGCCCGTTGGCGATGCCGTCGATTCATAG